In a single window of the Gadus macrocephalus chromosome 6, ASM3116895v1 genome:
- the fabp4b gene encoding fatty acid binding protein 4b — protein sequence MVDQFVGTWKMSLSENFDEYMKAIGVGMASRQVGNVIKPKFIVSVAEGVISMKTQSTFKSTEIKFKLDEEFEERTADDRVTKTIVSFNNGKLVQKQMWDGRSTTLERALESGKLITTCTAGDVVAVRTYEREA from the exons ATGGTGGACCAATTTGTTGGAACATGGAAGATGAGCCTCAGTGAGAACTTTGATGAGTACATGAAGGCAATAG GGGTCGGCATGGCCAGTCGCCAGGTGGGGAACGTGATCAAACCAAAATTCATCGTCAGCGTGGCTGAAGGTGTCATTTCCATGAAGACACAAAGTACTTTCAAAAGTACCGAAATTAAATTCAAACTGGACGAAGAGTTTGAAGAGAGAACCGCTGACGACAGAGTGACCAAG ACCATCGTCTCGTTTAACAACGGAAAGTTGGTGCAGAAACAAATGTGGGACGGCAGGAGCACGACCCTGGAGCGAGCACTGGAGAGTGGCAAACTCATAACG ACATGCACTGCTGGTGATGTGGTTGCAGTGAGGACTTATGAAAGGGAGGCATAA
- the LOC132458741 gene encoding protein FAM8A1-like, which yields MAADENTNIERDKENMILLNKEKPYAYIKRRTNQANMNMKNEVCERRSTTEYCSELQGWMWQYYSGAVGWQSWVSVCAAMPHYHPLLHPGTTTPHNEFTGFDAQNWYNNPFGLPLSTYSPGLPSPAGPTGLQAQGSSSLPAATLTQQQTPDQRNALRPGREYIIPSPFQRLVAEMVDFFILFFIKATIIISIMHLSGMKDISKFAMHFIVEEIDEDTSMEELQKMMLVALVYRVLVCFYEIACLWGAGGATPGKLLLGLQVVMCDSSVLVQPRRVLVVPATEVSLSASTIRALNKNFSIAFFFPAFITLLFFQHNRTVYDMVAGTIVVKRTGAR from the exons ATGGCGGCCGACGAAAACACCAACATTGAACGCGATAAGGAAAACATGATTCTCCTTAACAAGGAAAAGCCATACGCGTACATTAAAAGGAGAACAAACCAAGCAAATATGAACATGAAGAATGAGGTTTGTGAAAGACGCAGTACCACGGAGTACTGCTCAGAGCTCCAGGGCTGGATGTGGCAGTACTACAGCGGCGCTGTGGGCTGGCAGagctgggtgtctgtgtgtgctgccatgcctcactaccaccctctactACACCCCGGGACCACCACGCCACACAATGAGTTCACCGGCTTCGATGCACAGAACTGGTACAACAACCCATTTGGTCTGCCGTTGTCCACCTACTCGCCGGGTCTCCCCAGCCCCGCCGGGCCGACCGGGCTGCAGGCCCAGGGCAGCAGCTCCCTCCCGGCGGCCACACTGACCCAGCAACAGACCCCGGACCAGCGGAACGCACTCAGACCAG GTCGAGAGTATATCATTCCTTCGCCCTTTCAGAGGCTTGTTGCTGAAATGGTGGATTTCTTCATATTGTTCTTCATAAAGGCgaccatcatcatcagcatcatgcACCTGAGTGGGATGAA GGATATCTCCAAGTTTGCCATGCACTTCATAGTGGAGGAGATAGATGAGGACACCTCCATGGAGGAGCTTCAGAAGATGATGCTTGTAGCCCTTGTCTACCGGGTATTGGTGTGTTTTTACGAG ATTGCCTGtctctggggggcggggggggccacCCCGGGGAAACTCCTCCTGGGCCTCCAGGTGGTGATGTGTGACTCTTCGGTCCTTGTACAGCCTCGCAGGGTCCTGGTGGTGCCGGCCACAGAGGTCTCCCTCTCTGC TTCCACCATTAGAGCCCTGAACAAGAACTTCTCCATCGCCTTCTTCTTCCCTGCGTTCATCACGCTGCTGTTCTTCCAGCACAACAGAACTGTGTATGACATGGTGGCCGGCACCATTGTGGTCAAGCGCACAGGAGCCAGATGA
- the atxn1a gene encoding ataxin-1a → MKSNHERNNGCLPPKKREMLSLEHRPVAVATAPQAPLALPPEALHTENLAWLASVATERCKSRDAESHGYPISSSSLSVLADTSSASPVIPSAVGPLSVPLASLPTVYPSSLPQQPGTIQYAQLTPNVQFISSGPYAGYISSHILSANPASTTNSSVGPRHHLDGYTTAIISPGVKGEQQQQFQIGLSSADLTTVSMAGSTQVTGQYIHLDSRTSLPMAGGTVSSQAGHLPLQLHTHQTVLPQTLTFAPSQLVVQYSDGSLVKKVEGHGKALLNGEGEVLKQAGATAQTLNHHQQVQSYEARHILLPADYAQNHSGLQTSLVLVAQQPTAEPEASSNKLSLLHKEKGGISLGKPVHRTSASYASEGLKSSGPQRVLQTGLSPEEMPASLYTSTQPSIIGYISSGGHQHAVSYHGTLPQHLVIPSGQSLLIPVSGTSSGVSSAMEQEVSHKLKATTTTTHISTTMPHAYLATALSKCEVLSSEGHQLPPTITQASPLPHPILPSIPAPSPVPTSPVTAPAPAPVPPAGTAAPSSSPVALPPFFMRGSIIQLADGELKRVEDLKTEDFIQSAEISSELKIDSSTVERIDDGQTPNAVVIQFAVGELKAQVCVEVLLEYPFFVFGQGWSSCSPDRTTRLFELSCAKLCVGDVCVSLTLRGLRNGSVASPHPTGGGAKLRTASPEPPPGGTDTAPPRGTDTAPPQCHTLGPRAAGGSRARLLMKAAVEKPQGNGTTGTGGQRVPTGPEVFPWPVGGGAGAVLKSREEAHTSGNGDVRHRRAHTDHLSPAPPPAPPPPPPPPPLPPPSDAIAMETQRPSSGRKRRWSAPEREQTDRREEASHHALPQPSFLPQEMKISIEGRSSAGS, encoded by the exons ATGAAATCCAACCATGAGCGTAACAACGGATGCCTGCCTCCTAAGAAGCGTGAGATGCTGTCTCTGGAGCACAGGCCTGTGGCGGTGGCCACGGCGCCACAGGCCCCGCTGGCCCTCCCTCCCGAGGCCCTCCACACAGAGAACCTGGCCTGGCTCGCCAGTGTTGCCACCGAGCGCTGCAAGTCCCGGGATGCAGAGAGTCACGGGtatcccatctcctcctcctccttgtcggTCCTGGCAGACACCTCCTCCGCATCCCCCGTCATTCCTTCTGCGGTCGGGCCGCTTTCCGTGCCCCTAGCCTCCCTTCCGACCGTGTACCCCAGCAGCCTCCCCCAGCAGCCCGGGACCATCCAGTATGCCCAGCTCACTCCCAACGTCCAGTTCATCAGCTCCGGGCCCTACGCCGGCTACATCTCATCCCACATCCTCTCTGCCAACCCGGCCTCTACCACCAACAGCTCGGTGGGGCCCCGGCATCATCTGGACGGCTACACCACCGCCATCATCTCTCCCGGCGTCAaaggggagcagcagcagcagttccAGATCGGCCTCTCCTCCGCCGACCTTACCACCGTGTCCATGGCCGGTTCAACGCAGGTCACCGGCCAGTACATCCACCTGGACAGCAGGACGTCCCTGCCCATGGCCGGGGGAACCGTCTCCTCCCAAGCAGGTCACCTACCCCTCCAGCTCCACACGCACCAGACCGTCCTCCCACAGACCCTCACCTTTGCCCCCTCCCAGCTGGTGGTCCAGTACAGCGACGGCTCGCTGGTGAAGAAAGTGGAGGGCCACGGCAAGGCACTGCTCAACGGAGAAGGGGAGGTGCTGAAGCAGGCCGGGGCCACGGCTCAGACGCTGAACCACCACCAGCAGGTCCAGAGCTACGAGGCTCGACACATCCTCCTCCCTGCGGACTATGCCCAGAACCACAGCGGGCTGCAGACCTCCCTGGTGCTGGTGGCCCAGCAGCCAACTGCTGAGCCAGAGGCCAGCTCCAACAAGCTGTCCCTGCTGCACAAGGAGAAGGGCGGGATCTCCCTGGGGAAGCCCGTCCACAGGACGTCCGCCTCATACGCCTCGGAGGGATTGAAGTCTTCCGGCCCGCAGAGAGTCCTTCAGACTGGCCTGTCCCCGGAGGAGATGCCCGCCAGCCTCTACACCTCCACACAGCCTTCCATCATCGGCTACATCTCCAGCGGCGGCCACCAGCATGCCGTTAGCTACCACGGCACCCTACCTCAGCACCTGGTCATCCCCAGTGGGCAGTCACTCCTCATCCCAGTCAGCGGGACCTCCAGCGGTGTGAGCTCCGCCATGGAGCAGGAGGTCAGCCACAAGCTGaaagccaccaccaccaccacccacatctCCACCACCATGCCCCACGCCTACCTGGCCACAGCGCTGTCGAAGTGTGAGGTGCTCAGCTCTGAAGGGCACCAGCTGCCCCCCACCATTACCCAGGCATCGCCGCTGCCCCACCCCATTCTGCCCTCCATCCCAGCTCCATCTCCGGTTCCAACCTCCCCTGTAACTGCGCCGGCTCCTGCCCCGGTCCCTCCCGCAGGCACCGCCGCCCCATCCTCGTCCCCCGTGGCACTGCCTCCGTTCTTCATGCGCGGCTCCATCATCCAGCTGGCGGACGGGGAGCTGAAGCGGGTGGAGGACCTGAAGACGGAAGACTTCATCCAGAGCGCTGAGATCAGCAGTGAGCTGAAGATCGACTCCAGCACGGTGGAGCGCATCGACGACGGGCAGACGCCCAACGCCGTGGTCATCCAGTTTGCCGTGGGAGAGCTCAAAGCGCAG GTATGTGTGGAGGTGTTGCTGGAGTACCCCTTCTTCGTGTTTGGCCAGGGCTGGTCATCCTGCAGCCCAGACCGGACCACCCGGCTGTTCGAGCTGTCCTGTGCCAAGCTGTGTGTGGGTGACGTCTGTGTGTCGCTCACCCTGAGGGGTCTCAGGAACGGCTCGGTCGCCAGCCCCCATCCGACCGGAGGGGGTGCCAAACTGAGGACCGCCTCCCCCGAGCCCCCGCCGGGCGGCACGGACACGGCCCCGCCGCGCGGCACGGACACGGCCCCACCGCAATGCCACACGCTGGGCCCCCGtgctgcagggggcagcagggcCAGGCTGCTGATGAAGGCGGCCGTGGAGAAGCCCCAGGGCAACGGGACGACGGGAACAGGAGGTCAGCGCGTGCCGACCGGACCGGAGGTGTTCCCTTGGCCGGTCGGGGGAGGGGCAGGAGCAGTGCTgaagagcagggaggaggcgcACACCTCAGGGAACGGAGACGTCAGACACAGACGGGCGCACACGGAccacctctctcctgctcctcctcctgcacctcctcctcctcctccacctcctcctcttcctcctccgtccGATGCCATCGCCATGGAAACGCAGAGACCGTCCTCGGGCCGTAAGCGGCGCTGGTCCGCTccggagagagagcagacagacaggagggaggaggcttCTCACCACGCTCTGCCCCAGCCCTCCTTCCTACCCCAGGAGATGAAGATCAGCATCGAGGGGCGCTCCAGTGCAGGGAGCTGA